The following are encoded in a window of Ruminiclostridium herbifermentans genomic DNA:
- a CDS encoding alpha-galactosidase — MGIYYNEKSKSFNLISKDTSYVIAIVDDAQFLGHVYFGHKIADEDINYLMRLEEPPYVPSKNNRDRAAFMDSFPMEYPTSGLGDYREPCLQVETQNGMTTCSLSYISHTIYQGKPKLEGLPATFGDEQDCSTLEITCKDKLLNLEIVLLYTVFEQLDVITRSVRIRNCGNESIILRRVLSACVDFDTIEMDMLTLNGSWGRECHISRKAISYGTQGVSSTRGKSSHQHNPFIAVMDKSANEDYGEVFGFSFVYSGNFFAQAEGCQFDTTRVVMGINPYDFAWKLDPKQIFTAPEVVIVHSDQGLGKMSRTFHDLYRNHLIRGKYKNKKRPILINNWEATYFDFDTDKLIEIAKEAASLGIEMLVMDDGWFGHRNDDNSSLGDWIVNENKIKGGLKYLVDEVNKLGLMFGIWFEPEMISPDSDLYRAHPDWCIHIEGRVGTLSRNQYVLDFSRQEIRDYVYDCLKRILSSANIEYVKWDMNRQLSEVGNSILEPECQRELWHRYVLGVYEVMERLVNDFPNILLENCSGGGGRFDPGMLYYSPQIWCSDDADAIERLKIQHGTSLVYPVSTMGAHVSDCPNHTVGRTTPFETRGYVALSGTFGYELDVTKISQQDRNLIPKQVELYHKYNDLIRTGDLYRISNIFENQDYSCVEYVSKDKNEALVIYVQVLNRPNYHSRRVCLKGLEENCLYRNEETGKVISGSALMHGGVLMTDMFGDFKGKLLHFVRVE, encoded by the coding sequence ATGGGCATTTATTATAATGAAAAATCGAAATCCTTTAACCTAATATCAAAGGATACAAGCTACGTTATTGCAATTGTAGATGATGCTCAGTTTTTAGGGCATGTTTATTTTGGACATAAAATAGCTGATGAGGATATAAATTATCTCATGCGTTTGGAAGAACCTCCATATGTGCCTAGCAAGAATAATCGTGACAGGGCTGCGTTCATGGATAGCTTTCCTATGGAGTATCCTACTAGTGGACTGGGGGATTATAGAGAGCCATGTTTGCAGGTTGAAACACAAAATGGTATGACCACATGCAGTCTTTCATACATATCACATACTATTTATCAAGGAAAGCCAAAGCTGGAAGGGCTGCCTGCAACCTTTGGGGATGAACAGGACTGCTCTACACTAGAAATTACTTGTAAGGATAAATTGTTAAATCTAGAAATTGTTCTTTTATATACAGTTTTTGAGCAGCTAGATGTAATTACTAGAAGTGTACGCATTAGAAACTGCGGGAATGAGAGTATTATTCTTAGAAGAGTTCTTTCAGCCTGTGTAGACTTCGATACTATTGAAATGGATATGCTTACGCTAAATGGCTCATGGGGAAGGGAGTGTCATATATCCAGAAAAGCAATCAGCTATGGCACACAAGGTGTTTCTTCAACTAGAGGAAAGTCAAGTCATCAGCATAATCCATTTATTGCTGTGATGGATAAGTCAGCCAACGAGGATTATGGCGAGGTTTTTGGCTTTAGTTTTGTTTATTCGGGAAACTTTTTTGCACAGGCCGAGGGCTGTCAGTTTGACACTACTCGTGTTGTTATGGGGATTAATCCCTATGATTTTGCATGGAAGTTAGATCCAAAGCAAATTTTTACGGCTCCTGAAGTGGTTATTGTTCACTCTGATCAGGGACTTGGCAAAATGTCTCGAACTTTCCACGACTTATATAGAAATCATTTGATAAGAGGTAAATATAAGAATAAAAAGCGTCCTATTTTAATAAATAACTGGGAGGCAACATATTTTGATTTTGACACTGACAAGCTAATAGAGATTGCTAAAGAAGCAGCTAGTCTTGGTATAGAAATGCTGGTAATGGACGATGGCTGGTTTGGACATAGGAATGATGATAACAGCTCCTTAGGCGATTGGATAGTAAATGAAAATAAAATTAAGGGTGGTCTTAAATATCTGGTTGATGAAGTAAATAAGCTTGGATTAATGTTTGGTATTTGGTTTGAACCTGAAATGATATCACCTGACTCAGATTTATATCGTGCTCATCCTGATTGGTGTATTCACATTGAAGGCAGAGTAGGAACTTTATCTAGAAATCAGTATGTATTAGATTTTTCAAGACAAGAAATTCGGGATTATGTATACGATTGTCTTAAAAGGATTTTATCAAGTGCCAATATTGAATACGTTAAATGGGATATGAACCGACAGCTGAGCGAAGTTGGCAATAGTATTTTAGAGCCTGAGTGCCAAAGGGAATTGTGGCATAGATATGTGTTGGGCGTTTATGAGGTTATGGAGCGCTTGGTTAATGATTTTCCTAATATTTTATTAGAAAATTGCTCGGGGGGTGGAGGAAGATTTGACCCTGGAATGCTATACTACAGCCCTCAAATTTGGTGCTCTGATGATGCAGATGCAATTGAACGCTTAAAAATACAGCATGGCACTTCTCTAGTTTATCCAGTTTCTACAATGGGAGCTCATGTCAGTGATTGTCCAAACCATACTGTTGGAAGAACAACGCCCTTTGAGACTAGAGGCTATGTTGCATTGTCTGGAACCTTTGGCTATGAACTGGACGTTACAAAAATATCTCAGCAGGATAGAAATTTGATTCCCAAGCAGGTAGAGTTATACCATAAATATAATGATTTAATACGTACAGGCGATTTATATCGTATCAGTAATATATTTGAAAACCAGGATTATAGCTGTGTTGAATATGTCTCAAAGGATAAAAATGAAGCGTTAGTAATTTATGTTCAAGTACTTAACAGACCTAACTACCATAGCAGGAGAGTTTGCCTGAAGGGGTTAGAGGAAAACTGCTTATACCGAAATGAGGAAACGGGTAAAGTGATTTCTGGCAGTGCATTAATGCATGGAGGAGTGCTGATGACAGATATGTTTGGCGACTTTAAAGGAAAGTTATTGCATTTTGTTCGGGTAGAGTGA
- a CDS encoding aconitate hydratase encodes MGLNLAQKIIKEHLVSGEMVAGSEISIKIDQTLTQDSTGTMAYLQFEAIGIPRVKTKKSVAYIDHNTLQAGFENADDHKYIQTVTSKHGIYFSKPGNGICHQVQLERFGVPGMTLLGSDSHTPTGGGIGMLAIGAGGLDVAVAMGGGPYYLSMPKVCKVELKGKLNPWSTAKDIILEVLRVLTVKGGVGKVIEYAGEGIKSLTVPERATITNMGAELGATTSIFPSDEVTLEFLKAQGREQDWIELLPDADAEYDEHIVIDLATIEPMAAKPHSPDNVEKISTIGKIKVDQVAIGSCTNSSYMDMMKVAAILKGKTVNPNVSLVIAPGSKQVLTMLAQNGALADMVAAGARILESACGPCIGMGQAPCTDAVSLRTFNRNFEGRSGTTSAKVYLVSPEVAAASALTGVLTDPRELGEAPKIEMPKEFLVNDNLVIAPAPEGSDVEVVRGPNIKPFPLNKALTEKVTGKALIKVEDNITTDHIMPSNAKLLPFRSNVPYLAEFCLTPCDPEFPARAKANGGGFIIGGSNYGQGSSREHAALAPLQLGVKGVIAKSFARIHMANLINSGIIPMTFENEADYDAIDMNDELAIENAIEQVKKADTIVVKNLTKNTQFNVKVTLSDRQVQMILAGGLLNYTREQAEK; translated from the coding sequence ATGGGCTTAAATTTAGCACAAAAAATAATTAAAGAGCATTTAGTAAGTGGGGAAATGGTTGCAGGCAGTGAAATATCTATTAAAATAGATCAAACACTTACACAGGATTCAACAGGTACTATGGCATACCTGCAATTTGAAGCAATAGGAATACCAAGAGTAAAAACTAAAAAATCAGTTGCATATATTGACCATAATACTTTGCAGGCTGGTTTTGAAAATGCAGATGACCACAAATACATTCAAACAGTTACTTCTAAGCATGGTATATATTTTTCAAAGCCTGGAAATGGAATATGCCATCAGGTACAGTTAGAGCGTTTTGGAGTACCAGGTATGACTTTACTAGGTTCTGACAGCCACACTCCAACAGGTGGTGGTATTGGAATGTTAGCAATTGGAGCAGGCGGACTTGATGTTGCTGTAGCAATGGGCGGCGGTCCATACTATCTTTCAATGCCAAAGGTATGTAAGGTAGAATTAAAAGGAAAGTTAAATCCTTGGTCAACAGCAAAAGATATAATATTGGAAGTTTTAAGAGTACTGACTGTTAAAGGTGGAGTTGGTAAGGTAATTGAATATGCTGGAGAAGGTATAAAGAGTCTTACAGTTCCAGAAAGAGCAACTATTACAAATATGGGAGCTGAATTGGGTGCTACAACATCAATATTCCCAAGTGACGAGGTTACACTTGAATTCTTAAAAGCTCAAGGCAGAGAACAGGATTGGATTGAACTATTACCAGATGCAGACGCAGAATATGATGAACATATTGTTATAGATTTAGCAACAATTGAGCCAATGGCTGCAAAGCCACACAGTCCTGACAATGTTGAGAAAATTTCAACTATCGGAAAAATTAAGGTTGATCAGGTTGCTATAGGAAGCTGTACAAACTCATCATACATGGATATGATGAAGGTTGCGGCAATATTAAAAGGAAAGACAGTTAATCCAAATGTTAGCTTAGTTATTGCTCCAGGTTCAAAGCAGGTGTTGACAATGCTTGCACAAAACGGTGCTTTGGCTGACATGGTAGCAGCAGGTGCAAGAATACTAGAATCAGCATGCGGACCATGTATTGGTATGGGACAGGCTCCATGCACTGATGCAGTTTCATTAAGAACATTCAATAGAAACTTTGAAGGAAGAAGTGGAACTACTTCTGCAAAAGTGTACTTAGTAAGCCCTGAGGTTGCTGCAGCTAGTGCACTTACAGGAGTGCTGACTGATCCTAGAGAATTAGGTGAAGCTCCAAAAATTGAAATGCCAAAAGAATTCTTAGTAAATGACAATTTGGTAATAGCACCAGCTCCAGAAGGAAGTGATGTTGAAGTTGTAAGAGGACCAAATATTAAGCCTTTCCCACTAAACAAAGCGTTAACTGAAAAGGTAACAGGAAAAGCTTTAATTAAGGTTGAAGACAATATAACTACTGACCATATTATGCCATCAAATGCAAAGCTATTACCATTCAGATCAAATGTGCCTTACCTTGCTGAATTTTGCTTAACACCATGTGACCCAGAATTCCCAGCAAGAGCAAAGGCTAATGGCGGTGGATTTATAATTGGTGGTTCAAACTATGGACAGGGTTCAAGTAGAGAGCATGCTGCATTAGCTCCATTACAGTTAGGCGTAAAGGGAGTTATTGCTAAGTCTTTTGCTAGAATTCACATGGCAAACCTAATTAATTCAGGTATTATTCCTATGACTTTTGAAAATGAAGCAGATTATGATGCAATTGACATGAATGATGAATTAGCAATAGAGAATGCAATAGAGCAAGTTAAGAAAGCAGATACTATTGTTGTAAAGAATTTGACAAAGAATACTCAGTTTAATGTAAAGGTAACATTATCAGACAGACAGGTTCAGATGATACTTGCTGGAGGATTGCTAAATTATACTCGCGAACAAGCTGAGAAATAA
- a CDS encoding group II intron reverse transcriptase/maturase: MCLIIIYYLIFISCCKTLAPKYSL, translated from the coding sequence CTGTGTTTAATAATTATATATTATTTAATTTTTATTTCATGTTGTAAAACTCTTGCGCCAAAATACAGCTTATAA
- a CDS encoding GntR family transcriptional regulator has translation MAKLEFDDSQNLMNSLRGKVFNQLRSQILTGVYKPGDSLIELRLSEELGVSRTPIREAIRQLELEGLVQAIPNKGAVVKGITEQDVEDIFTIRMRIEGLAARWAAEKITEEEIKELKEALEFEEFYTMKNDVEQLIKFDSKFHDIIFRACKSNPLMHMLSTFHNYIQSARNNSFHTPGRPDKAFEEHKAIFEAICRKDADTAEQLTIAHIRNASNNYNELHQKG, from the coding sequence ATGGCTAAGCTTGAATTTGATGATAGTCAAAACTTAATGAATTCTTTAAGGGGTAAGGTCTTTAACCAGCTTCGCAGTCAAATATTGACGGGAGTATATAAACCGGGAGACAGTCTTATTGAACTGCGTTTATCAGAAGAACTTGGAGTTAGCAGAACACCTATTAGAGAAGCAATAAGACAGCTTGAGTTAGAAGGCTTGGTTCAGGCTATCCCCAATAAGGGTGCAGTGGTGAAGGGAATAACTGAACAAGATGTTGAAGACATATTTACAATCAGAATGAGGATTGAAGGACTTGCTGCTAGATGGGCTGCTGAAAAGATTACTGAAGAGGAAATTAAGGAATTAAAAGAGGCACTTGAATTTGAAGAGTTCTACACCATGAAAAATGATGTTGAGCAGTTAATTAAATTTGACTCTAAATTCCATGATATTATTTTCAGAGCATGTAAAAGTAATCCTCTAATGCATATGCTGAGCACCTTTCATAACTATATACAAAGTGCTAGAAATAATTCCTTCCATACACCGGGAAGACCTGATAAAGCCTTTGAGGAGCATAAGGCTATATTTGAAGCCATATGCAGAAAGGATGCAGATACTGCAGAACAGCTAACTATTGCTCATATTAGAAACGCTAGTAATAACTATAATGAGTTGCATCAAAAAGGATAA
- a CDS encoding reverse transcriptase domain-containing protein, producing MNTDKEMVAINYIEEVKRAYRKLKGTVYLDKTVPFLRNRIVSFEGKGLDSRLEAIGKKLNGSNKVWEDFIDEILSSIKVLTFPKLVTTGEEKRNDEPIFITNKPVGTVFIEKYNNYIDMSVEGHILGVLWILTIGYKIDNELIETCYGNRLYENLKKEKECRTTSSPNLMKPYFQQYESWRDEGLKMAEDCLKEHNKNIIITMLDLSKYYYSVELDFKSYKKLTERFTEDGSKCEQRLNEFVFRVFYRYSCFFNLEAKYAFLPIGFLPSNIIANYYLNDFDQNVITNLNPMYYGRYVDDIIIVSQVDKKSELLEGLDKNGISGIIEKTIETLHNKKIIAMENNKYYLTNYKKLEVQQEKFRFFYFDKAGSMGILDKIRKDIANNTSEFNFLPIEAGSLEKDYSNIFKLERDDSVNKIRGISKAQIGKYELSKTIAKHLSICKFVDGSGNIKFMEELDKIFDNQTILNNYTLWESVFNYYIVNNQFDRLKEFVYKIIDSFSSKNMDETTYKIKEYASLKNQDIWSVKDSLFLFLVACLARATSIVWGKKIKAILEDILQELGNSTTNNEIINLLTFDNFQNKRRLYVHSRMVNKYLIPITIEECMTVYKPNDDENEAKMYSIDEYLKAKGDNNIGSYKYSPFIVKPFEIAFTDILKSIKKGEDEIESNESISDSMIKEYGKNFWDESCLALNKYIVNIEIFKKNKRKNKRKNKRKNKSDNDRNISAIKICSDNKKSKFRIAVANVQIDKNEFENVLLDKKYDKSKRYNEIAYIVNEAIKHEADMLIMPESYVPIEYLPQIQQKVVAHNMIIVCGLDHIKINTSKKSKVYNLMVTLLPLKTDDFSYTIPYFHQKVHFSPSEKGIIEDYGFEAMEGNEYTLFVCSDLWFVPYCCFELTSIKERSIFQSYADLVVGVEWNKDTKYFGNIVESLSRDLHCYCAQANTSEYGDSRITQPTSSSISNIVQVKGGLNPTILVGEIDVKALREYQYMGIWGQDKNKKFKPTPPNLDKEIVFRKMHGNYFNE from the coding sequence TTGAATACTGATAAGGAGATGGTGGCCATAAATTACATAGAGGAAGTCAAAAGAGCATATAGAAAACTAAAGGGAACTGTTTATTTAGACAAAACAGTACCTTTTTTAAGAAATCGCATTGTATCATTTGAAGGAAAAGGTTTAGATAGTAGACTAGAGGCCATAGGCAAAAAACTAAATGGTTCAAATAAAGTATGGGAAGATTTTATTGATGAAATCTTGAGTTCAATAAAAGTATTAACTTTTCCAAAGTTAGTAACTACTGGTGAGGAAAAAAGAAACGATGAGCCCATATTTATTACAAACAAACCTGTAGGTACGGTCTTTATAGAAAAATATAATAATTATATTGATATGAGTGTAGAAGGCCATATTTTAGGTGTTTTGTGGATTTTAACTATAGGATATAAAATTGATAATGAATTAATAGAAACATGCTATGGAAATAGATTATATGAAAATTTAAAGAAGGAAAAGGAATGTAGGACAACATCTTCTCCCAATTTAATGAAACCGTATTTTCAGCAATATGAAAGTTGGAGAGATGAAGGATTAAAAATGGCAGAAGATTGTCTCAAAGAACATAATAAAAATATAATTATTACAATGTTAGACTTATCAAAATATTATTATAGTGTTGAACTAGATTTTAAATCATATAAAAAATTAACAGAAAGATTTACTGAAGATGGAAGTAAGTGCGAACAAAGATTAAATGAATTTGTATTTAGAGTATTTTATAGATATAGTTGCTTTTTTAATTTAGAAGCAAAATATGCTTTTTTACCAATAGGATTTTTGCCGTCAAATATTATTGCTAATTATTACTTAAATGATTTTGATCAAAATGTAATTACTAACTTAAACCCTATGTATTATGGGCGTTATGTAGATGATATTATAATTGTTTCACAAGTAGACAAAAAATCTGAACTTTTAGAAGGTTTAGATAAGAATGGAATAAGTGGCATTATAGAAAAAACTATAGAAACCTTACATAATAAAAAAATTATTGCAATGGAAAATAATAAGTATTATTTGACTAATTACAAAAAGCTTGAAGTACAGCAAGAAAAGTTTAGGTTTTTTTATTTTGATAAAGCAGGGTCAATGGGAATACTTGATAAAATCAGAAAAGATATTGCTAATAATACAAGTGAATTTAATTTTTTACCTATTGAAGCAGGAAGTTTAGAAAAGGATTATTCAAATATATTTAAGCTGGAGAGAGATGATTCTGTAAATAAAATTCGTGGTATTAGTAAAGCGCAAATAGGCAAATATGAATTGTCAAAAACAATTGCAAAACATTTGTCGATTTGCAAATTTGTTGATGGTTCTGGAAACATTAAGTTTATGGAGGAATTGGATAAAATATTTGATAATCAAACAATATTAAATAATTATACTTTATGGGAAAGTGTTTTTAATTATTATATTGTTAATAACCAGTTTGATAGGTTAAAAGAGTTTGTTTATAAGATTATTGATAGTTTTAGTTCAAAAAATATGGATGAAACAACGTATAAAATAAAAGAATATGCTAGTCTAAAGAATCAAGATATATGGAGTGTTAAGGATAGCTTATTTTTATTTTTGGTGGCATGTTTAGCTAGAGCAACATCTATAGTTTGGGGAAAAAAAATAAAAGCTATTTTAGAAGATATACTACAAGAATTGGGTAATAGTACTACTAATAATGAAATAATTAATTTGTTAACATTTGATAATTTCCAAAACAAACGAAGGTTGTATGTTCATTCACGTATGGTTAATAAATATCTTATACCAATTACTATTGAAGAATGTATGACAGTATATAAACCTAATGATGATGAAAATGAAGCTAAAATGTATTCTATTGATGAATATTTAAAAGCAAAAGGTGATAATAACATTGGTTCATATAAGTATAGTCCGTTTATTGTAAAGCCTTTTGAAATTGCTTTTACAGATATCCTTAAGAGTATAAAAAAAGGTGAGGATGAAATAGAATCTAATGAATCAATATCAGATAGTATGATTAAAGAATACGGTAAAAACTTTTGGGATGAAAGTTGCTTAGCACTTAATAAATACATAGTTAATATAGAAATATTTAAAAAAAATAAGAGAAAAAATAAAAGAAAAAATAAAAGAAAAAATAAAAGTGACAATGATAGAAATATTTCTGCAATTAAAATTTGTTCAGATAATAAAAAATCTAAATTTAGAATCGCAGTTGCAAATGTTCAAATTGATAAGAATGAGTTTGAAAATGTGTTACTAGATAAAAAGTATGATAAATCAAAAAGATACAATGAGATTGCATATATTGTAAATGAAGCAATAAAGCACGAAGCTGACATGCTTATAATGCCAGAGTCATATGTACCAATTGAATATTTACCACAGATACAACAAAAAGTTGTTGCTCATAACATGATTATTGTTTGTGGTTTAGATCATATAAAGATTAATACGTCTAAAAAGAGTAAAGTGTATAATTTAATGGTTACATTACTACCTCTAAAAACAGATGACTTTTCATATACAATTCCATACTTTCATCAGAAAGTTCACTTTTCACCAAGTGAAAAAGGTATTATTGAAGATTACGGATTTGAGGCAATGGAGGGAAATGAGTATACATTGTTTGTTTGCAGTGATTTATGGTTTGTGCCATATTGCTGTTTTGAGTTAACATCAATAAAAGAAAGAAGCATATTCCAATCTTATGCTGATTTAGTTGTAGGCGTGGAATGGAATAAAGATACTAAATATTTTGGAAATATTGTTGAATCATTAAGTAGAGATTTACATTGCTATTGTGCTCAAGCCAATACTTCTGAATACGGTGATAGTCGTATAACACAACCTACAAGTAGTTCTATATCAAATATCGTTCAAGTTAAAGGAGGGCTAAACCCAACAATACTTGTTGGAGAAATTGATGTGAAAGCATTAAGGGAGTATCAATATATGGGCATTTGGGGACAAGATAAAAATAAAAAGTTTAAACCAACTCCACCCAATTTAGATAAGGAAATTGTGTTTAGAAAAATGCATGGTAATTACTTTAATGAGTAA